The following are encoded in a window of Streptococcus pasteurianus genomic DNA:
- a CDS encoding Cof-type HAD-IIB family hydrolase, producing MIKLIASDMDGTFLNPQGRYDKERFQQLLDQLTEKNILFVVASGNRLERLTTIFSDISGNIDYVAENGALVIDKGRVLEQKALSEHLVDAVIDFFADKLRTYRVILSGIKASYVLEGTIFESDTYSISQDELHQFFSTLVFLEDFAKRPKDQIVKITMMIDLDEIDEVTLRFNQEFHGNLRAVSSGFGAVDIIQTGIHKAWGLQVLMTKYGIKSEEIAVFGDGGNDIEMLTLVKYSFAVANASQEVKNAAHYIIPSNAENGVLTAIEKIITGEIG from the coding sequence ATGATAAAGTTGATTGCAAGTGATATGGATGGAACATTTTTAAATCCTCAAGGTAGGTACGATAAAGAAAGATTTCAACAACTATTAGATCAACTAACTGAAAAAAATATTCTTTTTGTCGTGGCAAGTGGTAATCGCTTGGAAAGATTAACGACCATATTTTCAGATATATCTGGCAATATAGATTATGTTGCTGAAAATGGAGCGCTAGTCATTGATAAAGGAAGGGTTTTAGAACAAAAAGCTCTATCAGAACATCTTGTAGATGCTGTTATTGATTTTTTTGCAGATAAGCTAAGAACCTATCGTGTTATTTTATCAGGTATCAAGGCATCTTATGTTTTAGAAGGAACGATTTTTGAATCAGATACTTATTCAATTTCTCAAGATGAATTACATCAATTTTTTTCGACCCTCGTTTTTCTAGAAGATTTTGCAAAGCGCCCGAAAGACCAAATCGTTAAAATTACCATGATGATTGACTTAGATGAAATTGATGAGGTTACACTTCGTTTTAATCAAGAATTTCATGGTAACTTACGAGCTGTTTCAAGTGGTTTCGGTGCTGTAGATATTATTCAGACAGGAATTCATAAAGCTTGGGGGTTGCAAGTATTGATGACCAAATATGGTATTAAGTCTGAAGAAATTGCAGTTTTTGGTGATGGTGGAAATGATATTGAAATGCTAACGTTAGTAAAATATTCCTTTGCTGTAGCAAATGCTTCTCAGGAAGTCAAAAATGCAGCGCATTATATTATCCCGTCAAATGCTGAAAATGGTGTACTAACAGCTATTGAAAAAATCATTACGGGAGAAATTGGATGA
- a CDS encoding Cof-type HAD-IIB family hydrolase, producing the protein MTIKVIATDMDGTFLTDAKTYDKVLFEHLFDKFMTDDIKFVAASGNQYRQIIQQFPKHKDQMSFVAENGGHIIENGRTLQEEFETVEAVSALVNYIEKYYPDTVINLVGKELSYLPKSTPEKIKELLSYYLPVLKYVDNLHPIPDDRYFKVTLLVRDDLTAKIQTEINTIFADYQLAATSSGFGCIDVIPSHVHKGTGLDFLLNHWGYGPENLMVFGDGGNDIEMLKLAKYSFAMANAPQEIKSIACYEAPSNQENGVLQILSNYFLKGNKL; encoded by the coding sequence ATGACAATAAAAGTAATCGCAACAGATATGGATGGAACGTTTTTAACGGATGCTAAAACCTACGATAAAGTACTTTTTGAACATTTATTCGATAAATTTATGACTGATGATATTAAATTTGTCGCGGCAAGTGGCAATCAATATCGTCAAATTATTCAACAGTTTCCTAAGCACAAAGATCAGATGAGTTTTGTTGCTGAAAATGGCGGTCATATTATTGAAAATGGTAGAACGTTGCAAGAGGAGTTTGAGACTGTAGAAGCCGTTTCAGCCCTAGTAAACTATATTGAAAAGTACTACCCTGATACAGTAATTAACTTAGTTGGAAAAGAATTATCATACCTCCCTAAATCTACACCTGAAAAAATAAAAGAGTTGTTAAGCTATTATCTTCCTGTTTTAAAATATGTTGATAATCTTCATCCTATTCCAGATGATCGTTATTTTAAGGTAACTTTATTAGTTCGTGATGACTTAACTGCTAAAATTCAAACAGAAATTAATACAATTTTTGCTGATTATCAGTTAGCTGCAACTTCTAGCGGATTTGGCTGTATTGATGTAATCCCTTCACATGTTCACAAGGGAACGGGGCTTGATTTTCTATTGAATCATTGGGGATATGGACCAGAAAATCTCATGGTATTTGGTGATGGAGGCAATGATATTGAAATGTTAAAATTAGCAAAGTATTCCTTTGCAATGGCAAATGCTCCGCAGGAAATTAAATCTATTGCTTGTTATGAGGCGCCATCAAATCAAGAAAATGGTGTACTACAAATTTTATCAAATTATTTTTTAAAAGGTAACAAGTTATGA
- a CDS encoding 6-phospho-beta-glucosidase, whose product MTFPKNFLWGGALAAHQFEGGVLENSKGLSVADVMTAGAHGIPRVITNGVIEGNYYPNHIGIDFYHRYKEDIALFAAMGFKCFRTSIAWSRIFPTGFETEPEEEGLQFYDEVFDELLKYGIEPVITLSHFEMPYELAKTNGGFMNRETVNHFVKFAEVCFKRYKSKVKYWMTFNEINNQMNYANDIFGWTNSGVHFGDYKNPEEAMYICAHHTLVASALAVKIGKEINPDFQIGNMIAMVPTYPYSSRPEDVLLAHQAMHDKWFFCDVQVRGHYPAYVLKMFERKGFNIPITEEDKRILAEGTVNYIGFSYYMTNTVDSTANRDISNAVEASNSHTVTNPYIKESDWGWAIDPVGLRYALNIFYERYEKPLFIVENGFGAIDVKEKDGSVHDQYRIDYLSSHIKEMEKAIDEDGVELIGYTPWGCIDCVSFTTGEMKKRYGFIYVDRNNDGSGTLKRSKKDSFDWYKKVISSNGKVL is encoded by the coding sequence ATGACTTTTCCGAAAAATTTTCTTTGGGGTGGCGCTTTAGCTGCTCACCAATTTGAAGGCGGTGTTCTTGAAAACTCTAAAGGTTTAAGCGTAGCTGATGTCATGACAGCTGGTGCTCATGGTATACCACGTGTTATCACAAATGGGGTGATCGAAGGTAATTATTATCCTAATCATATTGGAATTGATTTTTATCATCGTTACAAGGAAGATATTGCACTTTTTGCAGCAATGGGCTTTAAATGCTTTAGAACAAGTATTGCTTGGTCTCGGATTTTTCCAACGGGATTTGAAACAGAACCTGAAGAAGAAGGATTACAGTTTTACGATGAGGTCTTTGATGAATTGTTGAAATACGGTATTGAACCAGTAATCACATTATCACATTTTGAAATGCCTTATGAATTGGCGAAGACAAACGGCGGTTTTATGAATCGTGAAACAGTTAATCATTTTGTAAAGTTTGCAGAGGTATGTTTTAAACGATATAAGTCAAAAGTAAAGTACTGGATGACCTTTAATGAAATTAATAATCAAATGAATTATGCTAATGATATTTTTGGTTGGACAAATTCAGGAGTTCATTTTGGAGACTATAAGAATCCTGAAGAAGCAATGTATATTTGTGCACACCATACCTTGGTTGCTTCAGCATTGGCTGTAAAAATTGGCAAGGAAATCAATCCAGATTTTCAAATCGGAAATATGATTGCTATGGTACCGACTTATCCTTATTCTTCACGTCCAGAAGATGTACTTCTAGCACATCAAGCGATGCATGATAAATGGTTTTTCTGTGATGTGCAAGTACGTGGACATTATCCTGCTTATGTCCTCAAGATGTTTGAACGCAAAGGATTCAATATTCCTATTACTGAAGAAGATAAGCGAATCTTAGCTGAAGGGACTGTTAATTATATCGGATTCTCATATTATATGACTAACACCGTTGATTCAACTGCTAATCGTGATATTTCTAACGCTGTTGAGGCTTCAAATTCTCATACAGTTACTAATCCTTATATCAAAGAATCTGATTGGGGATGGGCAATTGATCCTGTTGGTCTTCGTTATGCGCTGAATATTTTTTATGAGCGTTATGAAAAGCCACTTTTTATTGTTGAAAATGGTTTTGGTGCTATCGATGTTAAGGAAAAAGATGGTTCAGTTCATGATCAATATCGTATAGATTATTTAAGTAGTCATATTAAGGAGATGGAAAAGGCTATTGATGAGGATGGTGTAGAACTTATAGGTTATACACCTTGGGGATGTATTGATTGTGTTTCATTTACAACAGGAGAAATGAAAAAACGTTATGGCTTTATTTATGTGGATCGAAATAATGACGGTTCAGGAACACTAAAACGTAGCAAAAAAGATTCTTTTGATTGGTATAAAAAAGTTATTTCTTCAAACGGTAAAGTACTTTAG
- a CDS encoding Lin0368 family putative glycerol transporter subunit translates to MTISQMLLTMLGGFILPFVILSIWGRLVLKWKAFGGFLAAFIIIGPIWLLNHGMDYSFITQSGDVFIDMGLATGIGVYIHGLLSGGKIYQSWVNVIAAFVGGSLAGLVLNIIF, encoded by the coding sequence ATGACAATTAGTCAAATGTTGTTGACAATGCTTGGAGGCTTTATTTTACCTTTTGTGATTTTATCCATTTGGGGAAGATTAGTTCTAAAGTGGAAAGCCTTTGGAGGATTTCTAGCTGCATTTATTATTATCGGACCAATTTGGTTACTTAACCATGGTATGGATTATTCTTTTATTACACAATCTGGAGATGTTTTTATTGACATGGGGCTAGCAACTGGTATTGGTGTTTATATTCACGGATTATTATCAGGTGGAAAAATCTATCAGTCGTGGGTTAATGTTATAGCTGCATTTGTAGGAGGCTCTTTAGCGGGGCTTGTGCTAAATATTATTTTTTGA
- a CDS encoding Lin0368 family putative glycerol transporter subunit, producing MKYNTKKIIQKYHRYLVATLGYFLAGVLVPTIWSYFASPFGYLAGFIAAIIAIFPLWYIVHYKGMVKLNCGDIGVDMGLGISTAVFIRDAIDCGWNGVAKSFMTMFLVTIGAILAGFSVHYLQELRRRKNDN from the coding sequence TTGAAATATAATACTAAAAAAATTATTCAAAAGTATCATCGATATTTGGTAGCGACTTTAGGATATTTTTTAGCAGGTGTTCTGGTCCCTACTATTTGGTCGTATTTTGCCAGCCCTTTTGGTTATTTAGCAGGTTTTATAGCAGCTATTATTGCTATTTTTCCTTTGTGGTATATCGTTCACTATAAGGGAATGGTCAAGCTCAATTGTGGAGATATTGGAGTTGATATGGGACTTGGTATTTCTACAGCAGTATTTATTCGCGATGCTATTGATTGTGGCTGGAATGGCGTTGCAAAAAGTTTTATGACAATGTTTCTTGTAACAATTGGGGCAATTTTAGCAGGATTTAGTGTTCATTATTTACAGGAGTTAAGGAGAAGAAAAAATGACAATTAG
- a CDS encoding MurR/RpiR family transcriptional regulator: protein MFLIEKMEIFPFSTNERHIVNYLLSEKQSIEGMSTADIAKATYSSKSALVRIAKKLDFSGWVDFKKAFLTELYYLDKLTQSVDANLPFSKQDNLITIANRIAKLKQEAILDTVSLLDNATLEQAVNLLEQAKSIHIFAASNNLLNAQEFQHNMKRIQKDVHVHQLHGEILFDAYLVPKESCALVISYSGETLSLQRVMKLLRRHHIPIILLTSLGENKSTNLTNCILRLATREKLYSKIGTFSTDASITYLLDLLYSGVFAQNYENRLALRIHASQLIEFERTSSSKILNEAEEE from the coding sequence ATGTTTTTAATTGAAAAAATGGAAATATTTCCTTTCTCTACAAATGAACGCCACATTGTTAACTACCTCTTATCAGAAAAGCAGTCGATTGAGGGAATGAGTACTGCAGATATTGCTAAAGCAACATATTCTTCTAAATCAGCTTTAGTCAGAATCGCTAAAAAACTTGACTTTAGTGGATGGGTTGATTTTAAAAAAGCTTTTCTAACTGAGTTATATTACCTAGATAAACTTACCCAAAGTGTAGATGCTAATCTCCCTTTTTCTAAGCAAGATAACTTAATTACAATTGCCAATAGAATTGCTAAGTTAAAACAAGAAGCAATATTAGATACCGTTTCTCTTTTAGACAATGCTACACTAGAACAAGCAGTCAATTTACTTGAACAAGCAAAAAGTATACATATTTTCGCTGCTAGTAATAATCTTCTAAATGCACAAGAATTTCAACATAATATGAAACGCATTCAAAAGGATGTTCATGTTCATCAGTTACATGGCGAAATTCTTTTTGATGCTTATTTAGTACCAAAAGAATCTTGTGCTTTGGTTATTAGTTATTCTGGTGAAACACTTTCCTTACAACGTGTCATGAAACTTTTACGTCGTCATCATATCCCTATTATCTTGCTGACAAGTCTTGGGGAAAATAAATCAACTAATCTCACAAACTGTATCTTACGTCTAGCAACTCGTGAAAAACTTTATTCAAAAATCGGCACTTTTTCTACGGATGCTTCAATCACATATCTCTTAGATTTACTTTATTCAGGAGTATTTGCTCAAAATTATGAAAATCGATTAGCATTAAGAATTCACGCGTCACAACTTATCGAGTTTGAGCGAACATCAAGTTCTAAAATTCTAAATGAAGCAGAAGAAGAGTAA
- a CDS encoding TSUP family transporter, whose amino-acid sequence MLVLPNYFPILKSSAMTGVIALFLCVGMIIKFRHIIKVKELFFPTILYMTASSLALMIGKEVNSAILQRIFGLFLLILASYYLIFDKNQKINLNKLTKVVFILLSGICDGLFGIGGPLVVIYF is encoded by the coding sequence GTGCTGGTATTGCCAAATTATTTCCCTATTTTGAAAAGTTCAGCTATGACTGGAGTTATTGCCCTTTTTCTTTGTGTAGGTATGATAATTAAATTCCGTCATATTATTAAAGTGAAAGAACTGTTCTTTCCAACAATTCTGTATATGACTGCTAGTAGTTTAGCTTTAATGATTGGTAAAGAAGTTAATAGTGCTATTTTGCAAAGGATTTTTGGGCTATTTTTGCTTATACTAGCAAGTTATTATTTAATTTTTGATAAAAATCAAAAAATTAATTTAAATAAGTTAACAAAAGTGGTTTTTATTCTTTTATCTGGTATTTGTGATGGTCTTTTTGGAATAGGTGGTCCATTAGTGGTCATTTACTTTTGA
- a CDS encoding DUF871 domain-containing protein — MGELGISIYPSKSNLTEMKDYIAQAAEIGYQRIFTSMLEVADNPSETIGRFKEIIDYGNQLGMKTSLDVNPKLFAKLGISYQDLQFFSDLGIWSVRLDEGFTGLEEARMAMNPFGILIELNISRGQHYIDMVMDFGADKNRIIGSHNFYPQTYTGLDFDYFVQTAGQYKSHHLRTAAFVDSMNGSVGPWPVSNLMVSTEIQRQLPITEQVQLLKMTDVIDDIIISSSFLPKEELAAVYHVFYSSVPMLPVHLAKNVTEVEKDVIVTPLHMYRGDYSGYMIRSSETRITYKDSNFPTHDIQSLKKGDITICNNAAGQYKGELQIVLKDRPNDGSFNLVGRIKQNNVLILDLLKPWQQFKLCDSGNTYE; from the coding sequence ATGGGAGAATTAGGAATTTCTATCTATCCATCAAAATCAAATTTAACTGAGATGAAAGATTATATAGCGCAAGCGGCTGAGATAGGTTATCAACGTATTTTTACCTCGATGTTAGAGGTAGCAGATAATCCAAGTGAAACAATTGGAAGATTTAAAGAAATCATTGACTACGGAAATCAACTCGGGATGAAAACGTCGCTTGATGTTAATCCTAAATTGTTTGCAAAACTCGGCATTTCTTATCAGGATTTGCAATTTTTTAGTGATTTAGGTATTTGGTCTGTTCGGTTAGATGAAGGGTTTACGGGACTTGAAGAAGCCAGAATGGCAATGAATCCTTTTGGAATTTTAATCGAACTCAATATTTCACGAGGGCAACATTACATTGATATGGTCATGGATTTTGGAGCTGATAAGAATCGGATAATTGGCTCACATAATTTTTATCCTCAAACTTATACAGGCTTGGACTTTGATTATTTTGTGCAAACTGCAGGGCAATATAAATCACATCATTTGCGCACAGCAGCCTTTGTTGATTCAATGAATGGTTCGGTCGGTCCATGGCCGGTATCTAACTTGATGGTGAGCACAGAAATTCAAAGACAGCTACCCATAACAGAACAAGTTCAACTGCTTAAAATGACAGATGTGATAGACGATATTATTATCAGCTCGTCATTTTTACCTAAAGAAGAGTTAGCAGCAGTCTATCACGTATTTTATTCATCTGTTCCAATGTTGCCGGTTCATTTAGCTAAAAATGTGACAGAAGTAGAAAAAGATGTTATTGTCACCCCTTTACACATGTATCGTGGAGATTATTCTGGCTATATGATTCGGTCGTCAGAAACGCGTATTACTTATAAAGACTCAAATTTTCCAACACATGACATACAATCTTTGAAAAAAGGTGACATTACGATTTGTAATAATGCAGCTGGTCAGTACAAGGGAGAATTACAGATTGTACTAAAAGACCGCCCAAATGATGGTAGCTTTAATCTTGTTGGCAGAATTAAACAGAACAATGTGCTGATACTGGATTTATTGAAACCATGGCAACAGTTTAAATTATGTGATAGTGGTAATACATATGAATAA
- the celB gene encoding PTS cellobiose transporter subunit IIC, which yields MFEFLEKYLMGPMGKVSTWRPVRAIVAAGMASIPFTIVGSMFLVLSIIPQAFPIPALTTLWANSVDKIAPLYLQAYNCTMGILSLYFAIVIGYEYTKIFAEEDDLNVDPVYGALLSVFAFFLTIPELLVSNGAFDYLNVDGTTINGWTIGGNSLDRLSTSGMFTAILMSILAVQLYKTCIKRNWVVKMPEAVPEGVSRSFSALIPAGVVAIVVLVINGIFVVLGTDIYNVVAIPFSFVKNIANSWLGIVVIYLLVHALWIVGIHGANIVMGLVNPILLANMAENVDGAHIAYAGEFTNSYVTIGGSGAMLLACVWLAFAAKSSQLKMLGRAAMGPAIFNINEPLIFGLPVVYNPVLALPFILAPIVTATIGYWSVKIGFAAVSIIQTPWPTPIGLGAYVGSGGSVGALLTALVCAAAAFLVWFPFLKMYDNQLLKEEGVEA from the coding sequence ATGTTTGAATTTCTAGAAAAATACCTAATGGGACCAATGGGAAAAGTTTCTACTTGGCGTCCTGTTCGTGCTATTGTTGCCGCTGGTATGGCAAGTATTCCCTTCACCATTGTTGGGTCAATGTTCCTTGTATTGAGTATTATCCCACAAGCATTTCCGATTCCAGCCTTGACCACACTTTGGGCAAACTCGGTTGATAAGATTGCACCACTATACTTGCAAGCTTACAACTGTACTATGGGAATTTTATCTCTTTACTTTGCCATTGTTATTGGTTATGAATATACTAAAATTTTTGCAGAAGAAGATGACTTGAATGTAGATCCTGTTTATGGTGCTTTGCTTTCTGTATTTGCTTTCTTCTTAACCATTCCAGAATTGTTAGTCTCAAATGGTGCGTTTGATTACCTTAACGTTGACGGTACTACTATCAATGGTTGGACAATCGGTGGTAATAGCTTGGATCGTTTGTCAACATCAGGTATGTTTACGGCTATCTTGATGTCAATTCTTGCTGTTCAACTTTATAAAACATGTATCAAACGCAACTGGGTTGTAAAAATGCCAGAAGCTGTTCCAGAAGGTGTTTCACGTTCATTCTCAGCTTTGATTCCAGCAGGTGTTGTAGCCATTGTTGTTCTTGTTATTAACGGTATCTTTGTTGTTTTAGGTACTGATATTTACAACGTTGTTGCTATTCCATTTAGTTTCGTTAAGAACATTGCCAATTCATGGCTTGGTATTGTGGTTATTTACCTCCTTGTTCACGCTTTGTGGATTGTTGGTATTCATGGTGCAAATATCGTTATGGGGCTTGTTAACCCAATCCTTTTAGCAAATATGGCAGAAAACGTTGACGGTGCACATATCGCATACGCTGGTGAATTTACAAATTCATATGTCACAATCGGTGGTTCTGGTGCGATGCTCCTTGCTTGTGTATGGTTGGCTTTTGCGGCTAAATCATCTCAACTTAAAATGCTTGGACGTGCAGCTATGGGGCCTGCCATCTTCAATATCAATGAACCATTAATCTTTGGTCTTCCAGTTGTCTATAACCCAGTACTTGCATTGCCGTTTATACTTGCACCAATTGTTACTGCAACAATTGGTTACTGGTCAGTTAAGATTGGATTTGCTGCCGTATCAATCATTCAAACACCATGGCCAACCCCAATTGGTTTAGGTGCCTATGTTGGTTCAGGTGGTAGTGTTGGTGCCTTACTTACAGCCCTTGTCTGTGCGGCAGCTGCATTCTTGGTTTGGTTCCCATTCCTTAAAATGTATGACAACCAACTTCTTAAAGAAGAAGGTGTCGAAGCTTAA
- a CDS encoding PTS cellobiose transporter subunit IIA: MNPEELQVAAFEIILNSGNARTIVHEAFDAMREGNYELAEQKLQESNEEFLKAHQAQTNLLQEYAGGKEVKVEIIMVHAQDHLMTTMTLREVALEMLELYKKVN, from the coding sequence ATGAATCCAGAAGAGTTACAAGTTGCAGCATTTGAAATTATTTTAAATTCCGGTAATGCACGAACGATTGTTCATGAAGCTTTTGACGCTATGCGTGAAGGAAATTATGAACTAGCAGAACAGAAGTTACAGGAATCGAATGAAGAATTTTTGAAAGCTCATCAGGCACAAACCAATTTACTACAAGAGTACGCAGGTGGTAAAGAAGTTAAGGTTGAAATCATTATGGTTCATGCTCAAGATCATTTGATGACAACAATGACACTTCGAGAAGTTGCACTCGAAATGCTAGAATTATATAAAAAAGTTAATTAG
- a CDS encoding BglG family transcription antiterminator, whose translation MLNKKEKQIIQFLMKDKDTFVTSKELATHLKCSDRTIRTYYKTLVEKLDDYSGIDLISKQGYGYKLGISDDDAYADFLEENHINDNHFDYHSITDINDRYNYLLNKLLFEQNEIYFDDLVDELYVSRSTLSSDLKKIRQKFKPYHLKIESKANKGVYVTGLERDKRRFIMDYFISSGFMDMMHSYVDNELLNQRISFEELTIIVLDECREGGLKLSDFVIQNLVIHIALAIRRITEGFKISSLEEDELNLRELPERQIADSILKRVSVSTKIDFPVEEVDYITLHLISKSHGNARCISEKMQESMRQELIDGIGKIDPEVKNDFQLIEGLLAHLSTMLIRLEGKVVLENPLTVEIQKNYPDMFQLAEQLVTIMPTFQSFSLTPNEIAYIALHFMAAKERYKEQRKYNVLVICATGYGSAQMLKSRIENELGNLILIADVIGYYEINDEKLKGIDFIISSIDLSNLIFNIPVFTVSVFLTDEELQDIKHGISHLETSTSLRKMEDKTSEFSVREVFDGYFSEDSFFILSNISKNELLKKLVKSISKNENEQFEKRLLDMIKRREEMSSIIFGDRIAVPHPVKAVGCKHHFAVALIKDDLFWDEEYPSVKIVFLMSMSIHENDGLPELTSAIVDLVDEPELQKQMLACQSFEEFRTLFFKIKER comes from the coding sequence GTGTTAAATAAAAAAGAAAAGCAAATTATCCAATTTCTAATGAAAGATAAGGATACATTTGTGACGAGCAAAGAATTAGCAACACACTTGAAATGTTCGGACAGAACAATTAGAACTTACTATAAAACACTTGTTGAAAAATTAGATGATTATTCGGGTATCGATTTGATTTCCAAACAAGGTTATGGCTATAAGCTAGGTATTTCGGATGATGATGCTTATGCTGATTTTTTGGAAGAAAATCATATCAATGATAACCATTTTGATTATCATAGTATTACGGATATCAATGATCGTTACAATTATCTACTAAACAAACTTCTATTTGAACAAAATGAAATTTATTTTGATGATTTAGTTGATGAGTTGTATGTTAGTCGATCAACGTTATCTAGTGATTTAAAAAAAATAAGACAAAAATTTAAACCATATCATTTAAAGATTGAAAGCAAGGCAAATAAGGGTGTCTATGTAACAGGGTTAGAACGCGATAAAAGACGGTTCATTATGGATTATTTTATTTCGTCTGGTTTTATGGATATGATGCATTCTTATGTTGATAATGAATTGCTTAATCAACGAATTTCTTTTGAAGAATTGACTATTATTGTACTTGATGAATGTCGAGAGGGTGGACTTAAGTTATCTGATTTTGTTATTCAAAATCTAGTTATTCATATCGCTTTAGCTATTCGTCGTATTACTGAAGGTTTTAAAATCAGTAGCTTAGAGGAAGACGAGTTAAATTTACGTGAGCTACCGGAGCGTCAGATTGCGGACAGTATTTTAAAACGCGTGTCTGTATCAACTAAAATTGATTTTCCAGTAGAAGAAGTAGATTACATCACCTTGCATTTGATATCAAAAAGTCACGGAAATGCACGTTGTATTTCTGAAAAGATGCAAGAGTCTATGCGTCAAGAGCTTATTGATGGCATTGGGAAAATAGATCCAGAGGTTAAAAATGATTTTCAGCTAATCGAGGGATTATTAGCGCACCTATCAACTATGTTAATTCGCTTAGAAGGTAAGGTAGTATTAGAAAATCCTTTAACAGTGGAAATTCAGAAAAACTACCCAGATATGTTTCAATTGGCTGAACAACTCGTTACCATCATGCCAACTTTTCAATCTTTTTCTTTAACGCCAAATGAAATTGCATATATTGCTCTACATTTTATGGCTGCTAAAGAACGCTACAAAGAGCAGCGAAAATACAATGTACTTGTCATTTGTGCAACAGGATACGGTAGCGCACAGATGTTGAAAAGTAGGATTGAAAATGAGTTGGGAAATCTGATTTTAATTGCAGATGTCATAGGTTACTATGAGATTAATGATGAAAAGTTGAAAGGCATTGATTTTATCATCTCATCCATTGATTTGTCAAATTTGATTTTCAATATTCCAGTCTTTACCGTATCAGTCTTTTTGACAGATGAAGAATTGCAAGATATTAAGCACGGTATTTCACATTTAGAGACATCAACGTCGTTACGAAAAATGGAAGACAAAACATCTGAATTTAGTGTGAGAGAAGTATTTGATGGTTATTTTTCAGAAGATTCTTTCTTTATTCTGTCCAATATTTCCAAAAATGAGTTATTAAAGAAACTAGTTAAGAGCATTTCTAAGAATGAAAATGAACAGTTTGAAAAACGTTTGCTTGATATGATAAAGCGACGTGAAGAAATGAGTTCCATTATCTTTGGTGACCGCATTGCAGTCCCACATCCGGTGAAAGCTGTTGGCTGTAAGCATCATTTTGCAGTTGCGCTTATCAAAGATGATTTATTCTGGGATGAGGAATACCCATCAGTCAAGATTGTCTTTTTAATGTCTATGTCTATTCATGAAAATGATGGATTGCCAGAGCTGACTTCTGCAATCGTTGATTTGGTAGATGAACCAGAACTTCAAAAACAAATGTTAGCCTGTCAATCATTTGAAGAATTTAGAACGCTATTTTTTAAAATAAAAGAAAGGTAA
- a CDS encoding PTS cellobiose transporter subunit IIB, producing the protein MSKKALIICAGGMSSSMIAKKTMTFLQEQGEDIEMDAVGVPEGQKRIEADKYDLYLVSPQTRMNFKQLADAAAKTNKPIVQIPPQAYIPIPMGIEKMATLVKENI; encoded by the coding sequence ATGAGTAAAAAAGCTTTAATTATCTGTGCCGGTGGTATGTCATCATCAATGATTGCCAAAAAGACAATGACATTCCTTCAAGAACAAGGCGAAGACATTGAAATGGATGCAGTTGGTGTTCCAGAAGGGCAAAAACGCATCGAAGCTGATAAGTATGATTTATACCTTGTTAGCCCACAAACTAGAATGAATTTCAAACAATTAGCTGACGCGGCAGCGAAAACAAACAAACCGATTGTGCAAATCCCACCACAAGCTTATATTCCAATTCCAATGGGGATTGAGAAAATGGCTACTTTGGTGAAAGAAAATATCTAA
- a CDS encoding SemiSWEET transporter: MIGIIAASLTTLGFIPQVIKVLKTKDTESISLGMYSMSVTGMLLWLAHGISISDIALIAANSMSATLAGTILICKLIYK, translated from the coding sequence ATGATTGGAATAATTGCTGCTTCATTAACCACACTGGGTTTTATTCCTCAAGTGATAAAGGTATTAAAAACGAAAGATACAGAATCAATTTCTTTGGGTATGTACAGCATGTCTGTGACGGGAATGTTACTTTGGCTAGCGCATGGTATTTCAATTTCTGATATTGCTTTAATTGCTGCCAATAGTATGTCAGCAACACTAGCAGGAACGATTCTGATTTGCAAACTGATTTATAAATAA